The window GGAATGCCGATGATCATATCCTCACTTCCCTCTCCTTTGTAAGGAGGGGGAGCCTTATTTAATTACACCCAATCGCCATCCCATCATAGCAAAGTTCTACCCCCTGTGGCAGCTCCAAATTGGCCTGATCGTGATCTACTTGATGGGCCATGTGAGTAAACAATGTACGAGCGGGTTTAATCTTGTCTAATTCTGCTATAGCTTCTTGAAAGGTCATGTGGCTGGGATGTTCGGTATAGCGCAAGGCACCCAAGATCAGCAGGTCCAGATTTTTGAGGAGTTTGTAACTTTTATCGGGGATTTTTTTCACATCGGTTAGATAAGCCACATTGCCAATGCGAAAACCGGTGCTGCTGAAAGGCCCATGCAACAAAGGAATACTAGTCACGCCCACACCAAAGATCTTCATCTTTTCTTGAAGTTTATAGGGAATCAAGCGTGGAATAAAACCCGTCTGCCCACAATCGCAGAAAATATAATCAAAATATTTCTGGATTTTTTCCAGACTACTTACATCGGCATAAATGGGGATGGGATTGTCCTGAAGCGTGTTGAAGCAGCGCAGGTCATCGATGCCGTGAATGTGATCTGCGTGGCAATGTGTATAAAGCACGGCATCGATGCGCTCTATTTTTTCACGCAACATTTGCTGACGAAAATCGGTAGAGCTATCTATCAGAAAATGGATGCCTTGGGTTTCGATAAAAATGGAAGCGCGTGTGCGTTTGTTTTTGGGATTTTCCGAGCGGCACACCTGGCACAGGCAACCGATCACAGGCGTTCCCGTAGAGCCTCCTGAACCTAAGATA of the Deltaproteobacteria bacterium genome contains:
- a CDS encoding MBL fold metallo-hydrolase; the encoded protein is MKITILGSGGSTGTPVIGCLCQVCRSENPKNKRTRASIFIETQGIHFLIDSSTDFRQQMLREKIERIDAVLYTHCHADHIHGIDDLRCFNTLQDNPIPIYADVSSLEKIQKYFDYIFCDCGQTGFIPRLIPYKLQEKMKIFGVGVTSIPLLHGPFSSTGFRIGNVAYLTDVKKIPDKSYKLLKNLDLLILGALRYTEHPSHMTFQEAIAELDKIKPARTLFTHMAHQVDHDQANLELPQGVELCYDGMAIGCN